The following DNA comes from Miscanthus floridulus cultivar M001 chromosome 5, ASM1932011v1, whole genome shotgun sequence.
TTCTAGACCACGCATGGTAACGAGAGCGACATGAGGCATCGCATCCTTCTAGATCATGGTAGTGACTAATGAGAGCGCCTAGTACTGTTACTGCCATCAGAATCACATCCAGCTATGCGTTCCCATTAGTTCGTCGCCCATAGATAGCAAGCAGAGGCGGGTACGCTGGTTTTGTGCCAAAAGGCAATTCAGAGTGCCACAAACGTTGCCACTTGTTTTGCGTCGTAACCAGGTCCTGCAACGACATGGGTTAATGCCTCGTTCGCTTAAACAGCCGCAAAAACTATTAGCCCAACAGCCCGTAAAACTCAAGAGGGACCCGGAGTCCTTTTCACGGCTGCTCATATGACGGTCAGCACAAGTGCACAACATCGCCATCATGTTCGTGGGAACAAGTCGGGGAATCATAGTAACGTTGTGGCCAATTTCCACCAGCCTTTTGCGTTTTTAAGCAATATAGTACTTTTGCCTGTTCCATATTCGAGGAATCGCTCCACCAAAAGGATTAAAGAACAACAGTCCTGGTTCTGATAAAAAACAATTTTTCAGTTACACAGCATGGCACTATTAGCTTATTTTATAATCCAttcttttcagcttatttttttagccggaacagtatttttctctcacaccaaatcagccggaacagtgtttcaacttattttttcagcgaagcgaatggggcCCATATGTTCGGCGCGAGGATGTGTGTGGATCATGGCCCtgtccgtctttttcagcttgtttttttcagccggaacattgtttttctctcacaacaaataagccaaaacagtgtttcggcttgttttttcagcgaaacgaacggagcCCCAATGCAAAACCAGATCACATAAACAATTCTTCAGAACCTAATAATAACAGGATCAGAGGGTTAAGCGATGAAAGGCGACAAAAAGTAAACATTAGTTACTAGGTAAAGAAAAAGACATAAAAACAATTAAAAAGTGTTAGGCtacgtgtatatatataatatattagtACTAGTGCGAAATCAACAGCGGCATGCCATTGAAACttataacaatttcttatatgcCACTGGAAATTAAGTCCCTTCATTGTAATTATAATCAACTATTAATGCATCAAATCAGTTAGATGAATGTTAGAGGTACCCTTGTCATAAGTTTTTTTTTCCTCAGATATAACTTAGACACACTCCACATACATACGCGTTCGTACACATGCAAAGAAGAGTGGGTAGCGTCCCACCAAACAATCCTACCACTGGACCATAGGCCCATTTGCTATAACCTTGTCATAAGTGGAGACATAATATTGGCTTCTAGGCTGGATATTGGCTTCTAGGCTGGCCCAAGTACCCTTCTCAATTTTGGACTGGATGACAGCAGCCCAGTATACCTAGTGACATCACTACTTCCTTCAAAATCAGCCCATATACAGGCCGTCGAAAGACACCTGTGGCCCAAAACTGAGTAGAGCTTaatgtttttttccttttctagaTGTTTTATGCCACGTGTGATTTTGCCTGAGCTCGCCGCCTCTAGAGAGAGATGACTgatcttttacatatgaaacctgTCTCCGAAAGCTGACAATTTTTCGAAAATCTACCCGCGCCTCCAGACAGACTCAGCATATTTTACTAAAAAACACACCTCAGATTATTTCGAAAACATCCCGCAGCCGGCGAAAGAATAGTTCGCTCTGTGTGCAACGCAGCTGCATGCTTTCTCAAGGCTGCCCTGGCCCTCCTTTTATGCTTCTCCCTAGACTGCAACTGAGCTAGAGCAGCGAGGTGGTGCTAAAACTGCTAATGCCTCCGAACTCGACTGTCTCTCACTGCGCACTCTGCTGTGAGGCCGCGGCCGCGGCTGCGCGACGCGAATTGGGCCTGGCCCGTTACTCCTTGAGAGTGTCATTCACTCCTCACAGCGATTGATGCTAGGCTGGCCCAGCAGAAGATGGGCCGTCACTCCCTGGGAGTGCCAATTCTTGCTCATTCTCTAACTTTCCacgtcttttctttttttttcccctTTCTATAGACATTTCGAGGTTGAAGAAAATGCTAAATACGAGGTTATACGAAACTACTTAGTCACCAAAGCGCATCACATATTCACATCAACATGTTGATACGTACGTTGGTTGGAGAATAAATAAGATTTTCTTTGTGTACTCAAATATGTGGTTTTTAGTTCAAGGGTTGCCTACAAAAAAAATAGAAGAGGATTTGGTAGCTATAATaagtattttataaattattataaaaaatacAGCTTTGCGTAGTACTCCGTACTGCTTTGCTTGTATTTCTTTCTTTTCCATAATAGTATAGTAGTATTGCTGCCAGCCcttatcttttttttaaaaaaaaagaaaaaagatgagTAGCTCCTACCAACTCATCAAGATACGAAGTTGATCTAAAATTCTCACGAGTAGAACTATGCAGTGCATccataatatgacatgttttagtaagaattttttcatataaacttttacctatgttttttaGGGGTAAATAAAATTATACATTCACGATGATAAAGTCTTGAAAATacataaaaaaaacataaaataaaaaattgctGAATTTCTCATCACTACACCTATATTCTTATTGCTACTGGCCTAATCGAAAGGGAAGGCGCGGCAAAGCCGCGCTCGCGTTTCTAGTGAATAGGGTTTGTGTGAGCCGAAAGCCACAAGAAAATTGCTCATCCACGTCCATTTTTTTTGCCTACTATTCCTCTTTTTTGTGAGTGGAACGTGTTTTTTTTAATACGGCATATGCTTTAGTTGATGGCTCGatgctcttttagcaaaaagggtcatgttcacttcgctgaaaaaacaagccgaaacactgtttcagctaatttgttgtgagagaaaaatactgttccaccTAAAAAAATAGGCTAAAAAAACGGATTATCAGAGAAGTGAACAGGACAAATGTTGCTTCGTTGGTAGCCATaactatacatatatatatactttcttTAACCACCCAAGAATCCCTGGCCACTAAGCACCTTCGACTACTGTTTATTATAATGGTCCTGTTTGGCTTACCACATATTcaacttgttcgacttcttttttttagccggaacagtatttttctctcacaacaattcagtaagaacagtgttttcagccaatttcaaccaaaattctgccagccaaACGGAACCATTGTTTACCCTTTTTTATCCTATGGGCTTCGACAGCTGTTTCATGTTGTTCAACTTTTTCTTTCCCCCACTACGCGCGTGTAGCGGAGTGCACGTCGTCTTCGGTCTGCCTAGTTTGCTTAATTCTAGAAAACAAGGCTATTCATCGTTGCTTCGGTTTCTTTATTACTCCGTATTTTGGCCTCGTTCGCATgttcttaaacccggcttgatccgcttctttgttttatctggaacagtgtttttctctcacaaatttctttAAATTTCTTCAAATTCTTCTAAAATTCCTCCAAACAAACGGGACCTTTACATTATAGTCAGCGAGTTCCACGCTCGTCGCTCGTGGACCACGTTTGCTTGAGCTTTACGGAGAAGGCCTCGATGGAGTACACGCCGGAAGGGAAAAGTTGGAGAATGGAGATAGAGATGCGATAAGCATTAAGCAATATCCGTCCACCAGTGGTTGGCAGGACACACGACTAGAGGAACACGTGGTTTCGTGTTTTATTTTATGCCCTCGTTCGGTTTACTGAAATCTTGGCTCAAACTAGctaaaaaaacactgttctggttaaattgtggtgagagaaaaatactatttcaattGAAAAAAAGCCGAATAAATTgaatatggagtaagccgaacgaaacctatatatatgtgtatataaaCGATATATATGAAAGTGCCGTCCAATATAGCGTGCGTGAGGGCGTCCGCATTCTTGAAAACGCCACGTCAGTTCTCAAAGCACGCAGTATCATGGGCCATCCATCAAACACTTCTACTACAAATACGCGGCGAAAtggcatttttttttctttcttttgcttcTGGCTCAGCTATGTCTGTTTGCCTTCGGCATTTTCTGTACTGTAACTGCCACGAGCCGTGGCCACTCACTCCCCGCCTGCAGTGATACTTTATAACCACCAGAAATTAGATTCAAATTGTGAAATAACGTCCCTTTTGAAACTCCCCTTTAGGATCCCTGGCTTTTTTCAGGGTGAAAATCCATAGagaaataattttaataattattTAGTTTTTTATGAAGGGTTTTCCATCCCTATATGTAGCTCTTCCTTTGCTTCCAAATTAGACTTGACAAGCAGGATAGAAGTATAGCTATATTCTATTTTCAATTGCTGACATTTGATATGTCACTAAACTAGTTTTCCTTGTAGCTGCGCTACTATAGGTATGCTGACCATATATTGGTTCGCAAGCTCCATGCACCAAGCATCATATATGCCAATCCATTCTTAGACCTTGGCAGAATTTGCTCTCTGTTTATAGTATCAGAGGAGCTGGGACTGGAGCTATGCATAAGACGTGGTTCCTTTAAGCACCCTGTTTGGATGTACTAGCTAAATTTTAACTGATTAATTTTAGCTGTGGTGCATTCAAACCGTCTACAGCTAAACCTAGCTAAATTTTAGCTGGAGACTAAAATGTACATAATCACATTAACTGTTTCAACCTAGCTAAAATCAGTTAAAAGACCTTAATGACTGAACTACCCAGCTAAAGTTTAGTTAGCTAACTAATGAAATTAACGAGGGATGGCATGGTTAAGGTTTTCAATTAGCTAGAGCATCTAAACACTTCTAGCTGGCTAAATTTTAGCTCTAGCAATTAGCTAGCTAAATTTTAGTTGAGGTGCACTCAAACAGGTCATAGATTCGCACTGCATTTCGTGAGAGAAGAAAAGGATACCTCGTACATAGGCTCTGTGAACACTGTTCTTATAGCTGCCGGTGCGGAAGAGCCAGAGTAAAAAAAAAAGGCAAGCAAGACCTCACtaatcaggccttgtttagattctaAAATTTTTCACCCTAaaatgtcacatcgaatcttgcagcacatgcatgtagtactaaatgtagacgaaaaaaactaattacacagttaggtgagaaatcgcgagacgaaactttcgaacctttcataattagatactaattgccaaatacaaacgaagtactacagtagccaaaccaaaaaaaatttgggaactaaacgcgccctcaggccttgtttagattgcaaatttttgcaatctggatactgtagcacgtttcgtttgtatttgacaaactttgtccgatcatggactaactaagCTCAAACGAtccgtctcgtgatttacaaccaaactgtacaattagttatttttttacctatatttaatgctctatgcatgcgtccaaaaattaatgtgatagggagaaagtgaaaaaacttggaatttggagatgATCTAAATAGGGCCTCAGTTAAGAAAAATCATACGGACCTGAAATCGTCACGTGTGACGCTGGCAATGCAGTGAGCGTGACGCGCGAAGGCGATGCATGATCTGCTTCGCACTCCAACGTCCACTCCGCTCTCAGCGAGGAAAAAGATCGCTGGGTGGGGGTGTTCGGCTGATCTGTTCTCGAATTGTTGCAGtttattttagcttatttttttctcacaaaatattattaaattatctaaaatgaGCCGTGCTACGGTGTCGAGTGTACCAGCCGAACAGCCCCGTGCCAAATCTGATCAGAGGTGGGCGTTCACCCGGATAGCTTTTGGTGCTGACCGAAAAAACGACGGGTGCTAATGCTAAtgttgatttattatgagaaaaaaaatattattattttgctGAAACGGTACGCTAATAAATTAAGCGAAGACTTTGGTTCCCTTCCAAAACTGCGATCACGCCACGTACGCCTGTTGGAGATGCCCCCGTGCAGAATAAACCAAGCACCAGCCAATGGCGTCTACAGAATATTTCGGTGAACAGACTACTCTAATCATCCGAGTACCTGTGTAACAGTGTAAGCACTGCTCTAATTATAGTCTAATCATCTGAGTGCCGCATTAGATTCATGCATATCAAAAAACGTGTACAGGACATGGCGTCATCTGACGCACCCAGACCCAGACAGTGCACGCTCTGTTTTTCTCTATACTCCCTTCCTTTCGAGACTACAACAAAAGTTACTATCTGCTTTTTTACGTGGATTTTATCTGTTTTTTCTGGTTTATTcgactgataagtcatgactaaaaatattattaattaatttattataaaaaaaatattatttattgactAAAAAAATAGGAGACGTTTTTTCAGTAAACTCGCGCACTGCCGTCACTCCCAGACTCCGAGCAGCGAGCACCAGTGGCGGCACCCGAGTCAAAAACCGTGCGCAAGCTCACTCCACTTCTCGGCAGGCCCACCAAACCATTATCACTCCCGAGGCTCTCAGCCGCGGTGGGCTCAGCCCACTGTTCCACTCCTATCCACCAACGGGATGCGTCCAACCGAGACCGCCCATCGGGGCCCGCCGGGAGCATTGCCCTGCATCGCCAGGAAAGGGTGGTGGTTCCACGTGGGGCGGCAGGCAGGTCGTGCGCGTACGTCCCGCGTGACGCCGCTCGGCCGCTGGGCGCCGCGGTCCAATCACGCGCGCAGCCGGGGGCTCGAACTCGAATCCGCGGCGCGGGCTTGCCCCCACTGTTCGCTAATTTATTGAACCCTTGTTTAGTTAAAAAAAAAGTTTTCTTAAAAAGTACTACAGTATCACATTGCATCTTCCGATAcgtgtatagagcattaaatataaatgaaaaaaaactaatggtacagtttggttagaaattgcgagacgaacgttttgaacctaattagtccatgattaaacacaaattatcaaataaaaacaaagtgCTGCACCTAAATTCTAAAATTCAGCCGACTAAAACCGCGCTGagtagaaaaatactattttttcGGCcgataagagaaacgaacagacGTCAGACCGATGGGGCGTGGGCATGCCATTTGGCGCCGTCGGATCCACCGATCCAGATTCGACGGCGCTGGTCTGTCCTGCGGTCGGTCCGGGAGGTCGGCTCATTGGATGCTGAATATACGGCGCTGATTGGACCGGAGTGACCTGAGGTCTGAGGGCGCGATGGATATCCGGGCCTCgcttagattgtaaatttttacaATCTAAACACTGTAGTACGTTTTATTTATATTTGACAAATTTTATTTGATCATAgattaactaggcttaaaagattcgtctcgtaatttacaactaaactatgtaattagttattttttttatctacatttaatgtttcatatatgcgtctaaaaattgatgtgataaaaaaaataaaaaaacttgaaatttgaaggtgatctaaacaagacccCGATCCGAAGTGTTTGGTTTGGCAATAAACGGGAGGTTTCACAATTATGCCCTCGGAAAGTGATTGACGCGTGCGATTGTTAATTAGGCACTTTTCTGCCCATAACCCCCCTATAGTCCAAAATTGTGTTTTGGGCACGCTTCTAAGTCAGGCCTGTTCGCTAGAACTACTTTTCAACCGAGTATGTCTATTTCAGTTTATTCTCTCTCATAGAATATTATTGAATCAGCTGAAACCAACCGACTTATATACTAGCCGAACAATGTTAGCGAAGGCCGCAAGCTCTATGATTAGGTGTAGCCTGCGTTTTTTTCCTGTAGCAGCTAGCCAGCTACAACTGTTTCTGCTACCATCTCCAACAATAACAtctaaaatacaagacccatttgTCATTTGAGTAGCGCTACAGACAAAATgttcaatacatattcggcatcttcttCAACATCAAGAcctaaaagagaatcctttctacaAATAGGTTTTCAAGAGAGAGGATgttcatatttgggttgtgtctctcagacaacataaaataggtctcccgtataaATACTCTATTAGAGACTAATTTTAAATCTTTTGCTACCATTTTGATTTTGGATGCCCATATAAGTTTCGTATCGGCGCTGGACCACGAAAGAAACATTGGGAAATTGTTGTTGCACCTACCCCACCCAACAAGAAAAAGGGGAGCGGTtatgcaaaactgcaaatgcccGGGTATCTGAGAAGGAAACGCACCCACGTTTCCGCCACCAATAACTCCACCAACAAAAACCAGCGAGCCAGCTCTGCTTCCTTCCGATTCAGCACTCCGTGCCACCTGTTTCCGCATTCTGCTGCTGTGGGGTTTTAGACAAAAATCACTCGTCCCATTTCTCGCGTCCCCAGGCCACGGTCGCGAGCAAGGATAGGCTACCACCCACTGTCTCGATCCACCGATTCCCCTCCTCTTCCGTTCCTCCACGGATCTGCTCGCTGCGGaagcggaggaggaggacgctGGAGGCGTCTCGGCAGCGCGAGGACTCGCGAGCTGTTGTGGTGGTGGGAAATGAGGATCTGCGAGTTGGGAGACGGTGACGCGGGCCTGGCGtggcagcaggagcagcaggaggaggaggttcAGGCGAGCGGTGGCGGCGAGCTCGTACGGCTTAAGGCGAAGCGCGCGCTCGTCGGCGCCGGCGCGAGGGTGCTGTTCTACCCGACGCTGCTCTACAACGTCCTGCGCAACCGGTTCGAGGCGGACTTCCGGTGGTGGGATCGCGTCGACCAGGTACTGGCCCTTCCTTGCTTTGTTCTGCGTGGATTGTGTGGTTAGTAGTTTTCTGGATGGTATATATTATACGTTTTGATTTAATTTGCTCGCAAGTGGTTGTGATGTGGTTATTTATTGACTTATTCCTGTGGCTGAGATCAGTACTGTTAATGTTGGATTTGTGATGCTCGGATAGTTGGGTGTTTTATCAGTTTTTTTTCATCTGAAGTTATGCACCTGCTAGTGGCCCTAAATTTGAGTTCTACGCAGGGATTGACTTTGCTTTGTTAACCTCGTTTGTGCTTAAGAGTGACTTTTACTCAGCAGCAGGGAAATATATCGCCCGACAAAGCTCGTTTGTGCTTAAGAGTGACTTCTACTCAGCAGTGAGGAAATATATCACCTCATTGCTCCCTTGTGAGCAGTGATTGTTCTCGTGCTTGCTTTTGTCACACGTTCCAATTTTAACCCAGTTGTGAAAAGATTGTGGGTTCTTACCAGTCAACGTGCCCATGTTTGCGGCAGCTCGTCCTTTAGTATTTTGGTATATCATTTGGCATCGAGGATGAATATTCACATGCCCAGGGGCTAGGTCCCCAGAGCCCTGCCTTCACAGGAGTAGCAAACCTTGAGTCCTTCACTGGTGTTATTAATTGTTTCATTTTTCTTCGGTCTTCACAGAACCTAGTATTCTAAATTTCTAATTATGTATCAGAAGAATGTGCACTCTGAAATGCCTCTGCCTAATCTTTTTTCCGATCTCCATCCAGTTTATTTTGCTTGGTGCTGTTCCTTTTCCAAGTGATGTTCCACGGTTGAAGCAGCTTGGAGTTCAAGGGGTTGTAACGTTGAATGAACCTTATGaaactcttgtcccaacatcTTTATACCAGGTAACTGTTCCATCTTATGCTAGTTATGTGACTCCATTTGTGTTTATAAAATTTGATAGAGTTGCCATCTTCAGCACTGGCCAAGTCTATCCTTTTGCATGTATGTTAGTTCAGAGTTCAGGGGACTCAATTGAACTGTTGTGCATATGCAATGTGAAAACATGTACAAATAACAACACATGCTTTCTTTTCCTAGGCGAATGAGATTGAGCACCTGGTAATTCCAACAAGAGATTACCTCTTTGCACCTTCACTCGAGGATATTTCTCAAGCCATAGATTTCATCCACCGTAAGTTCTTGCCCTTCCTTGCTTATTTTTATGGACAAAAAAAATACACGATAGCAAATTCatactttttttttctgaaacatAACCCCAGCTCTGATCAGTTTCTATTATTTTATTTTCCTTGCATCCGTGGCACCTTTTTGttatggatttttttttcttccaaagaGTAACCGTCGAATCATAGGTAGGAGAGTTAGTGGTGGTTGGCTCAAACTTAGGGAAGCAAAGCAGTAGCAGTTAGCTCAGAAAAGGAAAGCGGGTTATTATTTTGATCACTGGTcaactattgtttatgtcgtTAGGTATGTATTGCCAATTAGATTCTGCAGTGGTAGGTATGGTTACAAAGAAGCTGCAGCACTATCTTTTATTGCACAGTCCATCCCCAACCTCCGGATTAAGGTTCTGTTAGATGTCATTGTATATCACGTCCAATTATGTGAAATTATTGTAGATTTGCTATCGAAAAACATTGAAATGAGCCTAGCCGTTACACAATGTCTGTCTGTCAttcaaacaaacaaactagaattATAGCCCATCAAAGCATGTCTATAATCTAAATTCTTGATTTGTGTCAAACAGCAATCTATGACAGGGCATGCCCAGCCAAATTCATAGGTATTTTTGCCAAAAGGTTATGCATATGTAGTATATACTATGTACATGTATTAGAAAAATGAAAATGACACAAAATGATAGGCTATTCAAGCATTCAACCCAAAATCAATTATACAATTAGTGCTATGTGATTTTTTAATCAGTTATACATTGCCAGAAACTAGGATTTATGCAACCAGCAAATAAAACTTTTTGTTACTCTTTGAAATTTTGAATACACACTCTCAAATTGGTAGATTCAATATATAGCTGCCTTCTTTTCAGGGAATGCATTACAAGGCGGTACTACGTATGTTCATTGTAAAGCTGGAAGAGGACGAAGCACCACTATTGTATTGTGCTACTTGGTAGGATGAACTACATTTGTATTTGGACTCAGTATGCATGCTCCTGTTTAATTTCCTGATAATTCTTGTGTTGCAGATTAAATACAGGAACATGACCCCTGAAGCAGCTTTGGATCATGTCCGATCCATTAGGCCTAGAGTGCTTTTGGCACCATCGCAGTGGCATGTATGGAGTCTTTTGTGATTGCATTCTAAGTTATTAGTACAATACTACTGGTGTTAAGACACTTTATGACAATTCACACAATTTTGCAGGCTATTAGCTCATTTGGAACTCTCACCACTGGACAACTTCCGGTACGGAGTACAAACCTGGGCTATTTCCTAGAAGCCATTGAAGCTCGCCGTACGAACACAGAAAATGATGATTACCACGTGATGGAGTTTGACTGCGAAGATAGTGGCTTACCACTATCTCAAATTATGCTATCTAAGCCAGCCAGCCCCACTGGGTGCACCGATGCAGTCCTCATAACAGAAGCAGATCTTGAGGGCTATGATACTTATATTGGTACTAGGAAAGATGCCGTGTCGTTGGTAGTAGCCACTCGCAGGCCCATCATGAGGAGATTATCCTGCCTCTTTGGCTCCCTGAAACTTAACAACAGCAATTGTGAACCAGCTTCAAGCCGGTTCACTGAGGTTCGCGCTTGCTAGTGCGGTAGTGTCTTTCTCCAGTTTTCCATGTTGAATCAAGAGTGTATCTCTAGATAGGCAATCATCCAAATAGGATTTGTAGAAGCCTGAGTTTTATAGACATGGCAGTGCCATCGGGAAGAAAGTTGTGTGCATAGCCAGAGGGGTTGTTTACTTGTTTAGTTTTTAGATTAGAGTGTAGAGCTGTGAACGCGTCAAATATCCTTGTTTTTTCTCAAAAGCATGTGATTCATTGCAGTTTGCATCATTGTTTACTTGGAATAAAAACAGGTCCTTTCAGCCAACGTGGCGGCATCGACCTCAATTTGATTGATTATTGACAAATTTGTACTACCTGCAACTTAATTCCTTCTGTCTGTACATGAACTTGTCGTGAATTTGCATTCGGGCCATGTTAAGTTTCCACCAAactcccaactttgacactatacaaaaaagaagatttcccatcacatcaaacttgcggtatatgtatagagtactaaatgtagatgaaataaaaaattaattgcacagattaGTTGAACTTTGCGaggcgaatcttttaagcttaattagtcaatgtttgaacaATAATTTACACATACAAACGAAATCACTACAGTGTTTGCCGTCACATTAAACACTGTGCAAATGTCGATTCCGCCgccaactaaacgtggcctcGGACTTTGCTGACGTTATTCTCGtactggttgatgtgggtggtgGTGTACTGTGAATCTGTCATCCTCGTTTCTTGGCTGATTTCCCATTTGTTCACTTTCTGGGGACATATTCCATGGAATTTCCAGACGACGAAGCGAGCACGCGAGCAGAACAAAGGCCCTGTTTAGTCctacccaaaaaccaaaaattttcaagattttccatcatatcaaatcttgcggtacatacatagagcattaaatgtaggtaaaaagaataactaattgcacagtttatctgtaattggcgagacgaatcttttaagcctaaatagtccataattgaacaatttttgtcaaatacaaacgaaaatgctacagtagccaaaagccaaaaattttcggaactaaacgcgcccaaaGACGCAATCCCCAACTGAAACTGGAATACATGTACTCCAAACGCCCAAGCTAGTGAACTGAAGATCCCATTTCATAATTCAGAGAGGCGAAGGTGTGCGAGCAAAACACTGGTCCGAGGAAACATGTTCCGTACGAATCAAAATCGGACCAGCCAAACAAACCAGCCAAAACCCTCTTCCaacctcctccctctctcccgcCGCCACACGACTGGGGGCACGGCCATGGCACGGATCGTGTCACGCGCGCTCCCGTTCGCGTCGCGCTCGTCCCT
Coding sequences within:
- the LOC136452937 gene encoding phosphatidylglycerophosphate phosphatase PTPMT2-like isoform X1, giving the protein MRICELGDGDAGLAWQQEQQEEEVQASGGGELVRLKAKRALVGAGARVLFYPTLLYNVLRNRFEADFRWWDRVDQFILLGAVPFPSDVPRLKQLGVQGVVTLNEPYETLVPTSLYQANEIEHLVIPTRDYLFAPSLEDISQAIDFIHPAFFSGNALQGGTTYVHCKAGRGRSTTIVLCYLIKYRNMTPEAALDHVRSIRPRVLLAPSQWHAISSFGTLTTGQLPVRSTNLGYFLEAIEARRTNTENDDYHVMEFDCEDSGLPLSQIMLSKPASPTGCTDAVLITEADLEGYDTYIGTRKDAVSLVVATRRPIMRRLSCLFGSLKLNNSNCEPASSRFTEVRAC
- the LOC136452937 gene encoding phosphatidylglycerophosphate phosphatase PTPMT2-like isoform X2; this encodes MRICELGDGDAGLAWQQEQQEEEVQASGGGELVRLKAKRALVGAGARVLFYPTLLYNVLRNRFEADFRWWDRVDQFILLGAVPFPSDVPRLKQLGVQGVVTLNEPYETLVPTSLYQANEIEHLVIPTRDYLFAPSLEDISQAIDFIHRNALQGGTTYVHCKAGRGRSTTIVLCYLIKYRNMTPEAALDHVRSIRPRVLLAPSQWHAISSFGTLTTGQLPVRSTNLGYFLEAIEARRTNTENDDYHVMEFDCEDSGLPLSQIMLSKPASPTGCTDAVLITEADLEGYDTYIGTRKDAVSLVVATRRPIMRRLSCLFGSLKLNNSNCEPASSRFTEVRAC